From Acidimicrobiales bacterium, a single genomic window includes:
- a CDS encoding HNH endonuclease gives MTGDLAGLGTCPLAVGDNPGHCGWCGVVLKGRRTRWCSDEHRTAFANNHEWTAARKAAVERDGHACTRCDAHDRLGPDGMWIGVQLQVNHIEPRCGRGYGNGCHHHLDNLETLCHPCHVETTNEQRRARMVSV, from the coding sequence GTGACGGGCGACCTCGCTGGGCTGGGCACATGTCCGCTTGCCGTGGGCGACAACCCCGGCCACTGCGGCTGGTGTGGTGTCGTCCTGAAGGGGCGGCGCACACGGTGGTGCAGCGACGAGCACCGGACCGCCTTCGCCAACAACCACGAGTGGACCGCCGCTCGCAAGGCAGCGGTAGAGCGGGACGGCCACGCATGCACGCGGTGCGACGCCCACGACCGTCTCGGGCCTGACGGCATGTGGATCGGCGTGCAGTTGCAGGTGAACCACATCGAGCCGCGCTGTGGGCGGGGCTACGGCAACGGCTGCCACCACCACCTCGACAACCTCGAAACGCTCTGTCACCCGTGCCACGTCGAGACGACCAACGAGCAACGGCGAGCGCGGATGGTGTCCGTATGA